CCAACTTTTATAAAATTTCCAAGAGACATTAAGTTTATGACAGTCATCTTCTGTTAGAAATAAAATTGGACAATGATTTGAGCTCTAAATGGGAGGTGATATAACTTAGAATTGGGAAATTCTATTTGCCATGAAGCATTGTGAAGATCCATATCTATCCTTCTTCTTTTATATCCCTTTCCATTTATCTTATTAGGCCAAGTGTAATTAGAGCCTATGAAACCCAAATCCATTAATCCAGCTGAATCAATGATTCTAGTGACCCAATTGTCaatagaattattattttatgattgaCCTTTATTATTAAGATGAACATTAAGGTCTCCAAAAAATACCCAGGGCTGAAAGACATTTTCACTAAGGTCTTGTAAGAAATCTCATTGTATTTTCTTCATATCCACCTGAGTAGACCCAGAAACACAAGATAATAACCACTCTTGTCTGGAGGGATTGGACTGAATTAACACATGGACCATATTATCTTTACTACAGACTATTTCACAAGGAATACCATTTTTCCAAAGCAGAATTAAACCTCCAGATAAACCCACTGAACTAACGTACCACGAATTAGGATAGGAAAAAATCTGACTAAGAGATTTTGCTCTATCAGCATTTACTTTTGTCTCAGacaaaaagatgaaattagggttatgtTCTTTAACTATTTGAAATAAGTAATCTCTAGTGTCTTTAGAAACAAAACCTTGAACATTCCAAGCAAGTAGTTTCATATTGTACAAAGAtagaaaattgaaattaacttgATGAGCAGCAGTAAAATAGGAAAATAATCCAGGGAGCAAGATAGGATCCAAATGAAGATGATTTAAGGCAATGCAACAAATAACATAATTGAGATTGAGGAATACCTGGTGAGCCGCACTTGGAGCTTTGCCTCGGAAATTTCTTGAGTGGTTTTGTTCTGACACTGTTCCAGGAATAGATGGGTAAGTATTAGGAGACTGAGAATCATCTTCTAAAGCAATTTGAGAATTGGCAGAATAGTCCTCATTAGGGATGGTAGAGTAATGAATAGGTTGATTCATCTCATAGTGCTGAATTAGAGATTGAATTGGTTCCTTAAAAGCTCTAGTATTATGAAAACTATCTGGATCTATATTATGGGTATTGAAATCATCCATTGAGACATCAAACTCTCCCATAGCCAGATAAGATTTTAGCAAATTCATATGATTTCTGTCTCCTTGATTAGCGGTATTACCAACTACTGGATCTTGATAATTCCCCTTATTATTAACCAAATTAGCATGACCCAACTGAGATTCTGAATTCTGAGAACTGACATCTAGATCTAGGAATCGACTAGATTCTCCCCTTTCCATTCTAATTCTCTTTCCCCGCCTCTCAAAAGTATCTTCTCTCTCTCTTCCTCTATTAACAATAACTTCTAACATACCTTGTTGATTACAACCCACAGTAGTGACTGAGATGACAGGTAGGTCCGAGTTATCCTGGTGGATCTGTACACAACTCACTTGAACTTGTATTTGAGTATTTGTCATTAACGATTCAGAGGGTTGACTCGACTCTGCATTGTTATCTGCATTCATCAAAATATTGTCATTTAATGCTGCTTGTGCCTCTACATGTGGATTTTCCTCCTCTTCCTGAATGTTTTCCTCAGTTGCATGAACTTCTTCCAACCTATTTTGGGCTTGTGATTGAGTTGCTCCTGCTCTTTGAACTCTTGTATCTGGACTGTTCCAGGATGGTGGATCAAGGATGGAGTTTGACGAGATATATCCTCTTTGCTGCTGAAGAAGGAAGTTTGCAATGGTTTCATATTCATGCTCTTTGTGGTCAATAGTATAACAGTAACCACAAAGATTGAATGGCCGCTTCTCATAATATATGCGTAACTAAACCTCTTCATTAACAACGTTCTTCATCCAGAATCCTCTTCTCAAAGGGTCTCTAACATCTATTAACACTAGAACTTTTTGGACCTTACCCTTGGGAACAATGCAGTCAGGAGGATCTAACTCTTTTACCTCTCCCATAGCTGAAGCAGTGACATAAACTATTGTGGGATTTGCTGCTTCAGGTTCCATGTTGTAAAGCCTTAGCCATAAGAGTTGTTTAGTAAGATCTACCCGACTTCTTGAGGTTGAAGGAGTCCACGGTACAAGAACAAGCAAATCTCCTTCTATGAACCAAGGCCTAAACTTAAGAACCACTTCATATTCGTCCTCAGTATAAAACTTAATTATGAaaacttcatcttcctctttttTGATAAAGATTTCTTTACTTTTAACTCAACTTTTTTAGCTCTTTATCCGATTCAGAAATTGAGTAACTTTTAACAAAATAAACTTCCCCAAAAAGCAGAATTTCCATTGAGCCGCACCCTACAGAAGATTCTCTTGCGATATATCAGGAATTTTCAAAGCCCTTAGTCTAGTGGAAAGGGATTAGCTTTCCATACTTTCTTGTGTCTGTTGCAAGTTTTGTTCCATAgataaaagaggaaaaagaaaggtATTATAAGAATTGTTGGAGGAGAAAACAAGGTAAAGAACTAAGACATATTGGAGGACACCTTTCATTTGATTAGTGAATGTAGAACACTTGTAACAAGAGTAACCAAATTTAAGACTCCTAATCAAATCTAAAGAAAAGGACTGACAACTGTGTTAATATAACAGAGAGATAAGAAGATAGAGtgtaaaagaattaaaaaaagatTAATTTGAATATAAAAAGATAAGAATTAACATGGTGGATTCCTTGGTACTCAATTATGAAGAACATTATTGTACTATTGCGGGGTAATTTAAATAACCTCCTCTGTAAAGATTGATAATTTTCTTTACCTAccttacaaaaataaaattaacaaaatctCGTTTGGTTAGTATTCCGTTCAAAAATCCGTTAGCTGAGTAACCAGCTATATACATGTGGACAAAAAAACAAACACGTGGCATGtcctcgttttcatcttcttcaccacCGTTTAAGAATTGTAAGAAAGCCTCGCGTTTTTTATTTCTTCACAGCaaaatgattttttcttttcttttttgcattCGGTACTTCATGGCACCAGTTAGCGAAACCAATAGTAGTTAGTGGTGACAAATCAAAGTGTGGGTATCCAGAGGTGAAGCTAGAGGAGTTGCTCTTCTTCCCGTAATAGCACAAAATGGTGGTGTTCGAAGACAAAGCTTGGATTGAAGAAATTCCTTTATCAAGTTTGCTGGTTCTTGGATTTGCGACTAGCGAATCAAGGTACGAGAAATCCCCAATCCCTCTTTGAACAAACAGATTATGATTGGTTTTAAAAATTATGTCCTTTTCAATTTGGAAATTTGTGTGAACCCTAGATTTATCAATTTGTGATTGTTGTCAATAATTGATAAGATTAATTTGAGATGGGGATTGGCTAACTTTTGTATGAGACGCAAATTTATATACCATTATGTCTGTGATAACAGTGAAATATCACCATGAGAAACATATGGGTTCTTTTCTAGTTCTACATAAGAGATGTGAGAATTGGGGTTAGATTCTCTGAAATAAGAGTGGGTAATGTTGTTATTTCACTAGACTCATATTGGATCTGCCACACGTGCACATCTGATATGGCAACTAACAGAACTTTTGGATGAAATACATAACGAAATTAATATGATAGGGAAGGTGAAGTAAATTACCCTGTACTATTGCTGAGCCAAACAAACTTATTGGATACCTATCCTTGGTACTCTTATGAAGAAATTGATCATTGAGAAGTATCTGTAGGCCACCACATTTAACATTTGTAGCTTGCCAGTCAAATCATTTCCCAAATCGGCAAAAGTTGGTGACAACACTTATGAGTCTAGATTTTTCCAATCTGAACCTTAAATATAATTTGAACACACAAAAGTACTGACAAAGGGAGTCTACAAACAAGGTATCTGAGCAAAGTTTTGCCATCCTTTTGTAAGAAGCTTTCAGTGCTGCAGTAGTGAGTGATATCCCAATAGTTTCCCGTCCAACTGAGTTCCCAATAAACAATGGCTTGATGATATGTGACTTAGAGTCAACAAAGGGAAATCAAGTCATGTGCAGTCAACACACACCTTTACTTTAAATCATTCTGCAAGTTGCATGATAATTTTTGAACTGGGAGATTGAAGTAATTTATTATACGTCCATTTAGATATAAATGTTCTACTTTTTTTTCCTGCTTGGTTCCTTTTTTCACATTCACTGTGAAGTGTGAACCATGCTGCTGTTCGTTTCCTTTAAATGCACAGTATTAGCTGAGTCATGTGTAGAAGCGAATCTTTCCGTTTTGACAATGTAGATTTAGCGTGGTTGAGAAGCAGGTCCTACACATATTAAATCTTACCTTTAGCTCAATAATTCgaacaagtaaaaaaaaaaccaacGGTAACATTTAGGTGAAGATAGTAAATTTTTTGTCTCGGTCAGTGTGAAAATAATAAGGTAGACAACAGTCACTACAGTGATCTCTATTGAATTATTTTGGTTGAGAAACTCTGCACTCTTAGTTTCATTTTTAGAGCAATAGTTTCATTTGTCTAGCCCATATACATTTTCCACAGATCAATCACTCTCCACTTATATTTTCCACCTTCATTGAGAAACTCTGCGCTCTTAATTGATTCATCTTCCTTTCATTCTGAGTGGTACTGCTTCTCAATTTCCTTTACCTGTTCTTTCTTTTCCCTATTTCTGATTCTGTTTATCTATTACAAGTGAGTATTTAAGTATGGCTAGCATGATTGTTTCTTGTGTTACAAATcaattgaaagacataatcaaGGAGCAAGCCAAAAGCAAGATTAAGTTGGTAGTCGGTGTTGATAACGAGATTAATGATCTCGGATTAAGATTTGAGTGCCTTCAAGCTTTTCTTAATGATGCCGAGCAAAGGTAAATGAGTGAAAAACGGGTAGGCAGATGGTTGAAAGATTTGAAAAACGTGGCCTACCAAATGGAGGATGTTTTGGACCAGTGGAGAACCGAAATGCTACGAGTGCAAATTGATCAGAGGAGACGTCTAAGTGAAGATGATCTTGAGGATGGGGATCACGATCACCAGGGTGCTAATCTCAATAATCGCGAGGTGCTTTCATACTTGTGCTCAGTCTTCTCTTGTTTGGAAACCTCTTGGGTAAGATCTACTCTTCTCTCTTATTTCAATACAATCATAACCATTCCTTTGCGGTATgataaaagaaattaaaaagaggCTAGACTTAATTGATCGTGCTAAAGATGAGTTCAAATTCAGCATAGATGACACTATTCGAGAGGGTTTTCACAGTCACCGGAGAAAAGAAACTAGTTCAATCATGGTAGATCGTCCGAATATAATCGGTCGTGAATCTGACCAAGAAATAATAGTTAACAGACTCTTGGCTGCTGAAAGTAGTACTACCCACATGGAAAATGAAACTAGAGACCTTCGCATCATCTCTATCGTTGGGATGGGGGGTCTGGGCAAGACTACTCTTGCCCAACTAGTTTTTAACCATCCCACAGTAAAATCTCATTTTAAGTTGCCCATGTGGGTATGTGTGTCTCATCCCTTCGATCGCACAAAGGTTGCCAAGGCAATCATACGGGAAGCGACCGGAAAGGACACAAAAACCTCTACATGGAATCCTTTGTTTATAGAATTATGTGAGTCGGTTAAGGAGAAGAAATTCATCCTAGTGCTCGATGATGTGTGGACTAGTGATCCAAACGATTTGAAGGATCTGACATATTTACTTGATCTTGGAAAACAAGGAAGCCACATTTTAGTGACTACCCGTAATGAAGCTGTTGTGTACGCATTAAACTCTTACAAACACATAGTGCAAGGCTTAAATTCTGATGATTGCAGTTCATTGTTACATCGTCAAGCTTTTCATGGGAGggagaaagaaaagaatgaaCTTTTGGAAGACATTGGTACTCAAATTGCAAACAAGTGCCGCGGATTACCACTTGCCCTGAGTCTGTTAGGAGGTCTTTTGAACCAAAAAATTAATGAAAATCATTGGAGGCATGTTCTAGAAAGCAAGATTTGGGAATTAAAAAGTTTTGATCGTCAAAAGAAACTTGTAGATCCAGTTTTCTTGCTTAGTTACGATGGTATAGACTCACACTTGAAAAATTGTTTTCAATATTGTGCTATATTTCCGAAGGCTCACAAGATACAGAAACGAACCTTAGTTAGTCTCTGGATGGCGCAAGGATTTCTGAACTCGAGTAAGGAAGAGTCGACCGGCGAGGAGTATTTTGATGAATTAGTTGAGGCTCATTTTTCCAAGACATTTCTGAGGATGATGTTGGCAGAATTTCTTGTAAGATGCATGATCTTGTTCATGACTTTGCTCAGTATCTCACAGAGGATTACTGTTATGAGTCATATAACAATGAAGACAATTTTGGTTCACCCATTCATTTAAGTCTAATATACGACGAGCGTGACGTCGGACCTAATTCTTTTCATAATTCTATAAGAAAAATAGATAATGTCCGAACTATCCATTGTAAGAGAGATTTCAGTAACATATTCAGTGTTGGTCATCTCTCGTCTGATTTATTTCATCACCTTAGATATCTCCGGGTATTGAAATTGATAAACATGGGCATAACAGACATCCCTAATGAGATTGATAAACTCATACATCTAAGATATCTCGATTTGTCTTGGAATGAGGAATTAAGTGAATTGCCTGATTCAATGTGTGGTCTCATCAACCTCCAAACTTTGAAGCTGAAACACTGTGATAAGCTTATCAAACTTCCTAAAGATATTGGGAGAATGATAAAGTTGAGAAATCTTGATATTAGAGATTCTGGTCTGATGTGTTTACCAGAAGGAATTAGAAACTGGACGTCTCTACAAACCTTAAGTACATTTATTGTCAGTGCTGCAGATGAAGGGTGTAAAATCGAAGAGTTAAAACACCTCGATCACTTAAAAGAATGTTTGGAAATCAAAGGGCTAGGGAGACTGACTTCTGAAGAGCAAGCTGCTGAAGCTGAATTTCATACTAAGCGTCAACTCACTGAGCTTCAATTAGATTTTGATCCTCCTGAAGGTAGATTGGCTTCTTCGTCAAGTGACAGTGAGATATTTCAACCAAGTTCAGAGGAATTAGAGGCAGTGAGCAGATTAATGGAGAGCGTGTTGGGGAACCTCCAACCACATGCAAACCTGAAGAAGATGACCGTAAGCAACTACTCTGATATTGTGGAAAAACATAAATGATATTGGGATAGATGCGCTGCATGTCGAATTTGCTAAATAAAGTTTTCATAGGAAGTTTATTTGATTGCTGATGAGACATTTGTGCTATCgtgtttattttattgtttttttgagGGTTTCTTTCTGATGTATTTTGTCTTTTGGTTCAACAGCGATGGTAAAATGGCAAGAAGAGTTGTTAAAGGTTGAAATTGAATTAAAGCTTCCACCAATCTTTTTTAAAATCACAGTGGTATTATCTAATGGGAGTGCCTCCTGAAAATCAAAAGATTACGTACTATGGTGCCTTGGTAAAGGTAACAAGAGATCAAATATGTTTTAACTGGCACATTTGGTGATTATATTATGCTTTTGACTTGCCTGATTCAATTCATTGTTTTTACACAGGATGATGATGATTGGTGGGTTTTAAATTTATGGATACCAGAGGTACTACCTTAATGTTATGCAGCATTGGAATTTCTCAAAACCTTTTTGTGCTGTATCGTTTTTAATGTTAAATCCTGCTCAATATTTCTAGGGATGTGTGCAAGGGATAGCCGTGGATGAGATTGTGAAAGCTCCAGAGAAGGGTCCTGTTTTTATGAAAGACCTCCAAGAAGAACAAAGCCATTGCTGTGGTGAGATAGAAAACTGTCTTGTTTCAGAGATAACCATGTTGATTTAAGTTTTGTTTGATAAGTTAGAACAGTGGTACCTAGAACTAACATGTTGATTTAAGTTTCTTGTGTTATATTAATATTGGTCCATTCatagtaataaataataatattggTTTGTTCTTAAATTAACCTTGACAATATATTTTGTGTCTGACGTCTAGCTGCTACGTTTGAGTTTAACTTTAAGGTTTGGATCTTAGTTTTAATATCTGGATAAATGCTAGCTCCAGCCTCCatggttttagttgtttaattcACAATTCGACTTTGATTATGTATTTCTACCTTGTGTCAGATGTATATAGTACAGAATCCTGATCATAGCATAGAGCAAATGGAATTTGATCTGATCTTTAGATTTCTCATCATTTTACCTCGGTCATTTATAGACCTTTGTTGTCAAGTTGTGGTAAATCAATTAGAACCAAGTTGTATCGTGAACATTTCCCCTCCGTTAAAAAAATGTAGAAGGTAGTGGGACGTCTCCTTAGATAATTTCAGCTAACAACTATGCAGAAGCTAGTTTTTTTTGAGATTGCAGTAGGTTCTGAAGTTGAAAGTTACGTTGAAGAGACAGAATTTGTTGATTATTCTACTGTGTGTGTTAAAACTGCCATTATCCGTATATATATTATCACTTCGTGATGggattttttctttcattttctgtGGTTGCGAGTAACATAATGGCTACAAATTACGACTTAGAGATTTCTTTTCTAATGTCTTAACATTCTTTCTACCAGTTTATGGGATCTTAAAGTGTACAATTTTTCTATGTTGTTTGTACCACCGTTGTATTTAAAGTCGAATGACTACACTGGTTTCACAGGGGCACACTGCTGACTTGTATAATCTGGAAAAAATCTGCTATATGAGCTCTACTTTGCAATGCTTGCATTCAGTTCTTGAGTTGAAATCTGAGCTAATTAAGTGAGTTTTTTctatgattttttatttgtttttacatAAAATAATTATCTTTCCATATTATATCGGGTTTGTATTTGCGTATTTTCCCCCAATAGTTGCTttaactattttttttctttcaattaggTATCCTGGAAAAACCAATGACTTGGATCAGTCTTCACACCTCCTGACTATTGCAACTCGA
Above is a genomic segment from Papaver somniferum cultivar HN1 chromosome 10, ASM357369v1, whole genome shotgun sequence containing:
- the LOC113315258 gene encoding putative disease resistance protein RGA3 isoform X1, producing MIKEIKKRLDLIDRAKDEFKFSIDDTIREGFHSHRRKETSSIMVDRPNIIGRESDQEIIVNRLLAAESSTTHMENETRDLRIISIVGMGGLGKTTLAQLVFNHPTVKSHFKLPMWVCVSHPFDRTKVAKAIIREATGKDTKTSTWNPLFIELCESVKEKKFILVLDDVWTSDPNDLKDLTYLLDLGKQGSHILVTTRNEAVVYALNSYKHIVQGLNSDDCSSLLHRQAFHGREKEKNELLEDIGTQIANKCRGLPLALSLLGGLLNQKINENHWRHVLESKIWELKSFDRQKKLVDPVFLLSYDGIDSHLKNCFQYCAIFPKAHKIQKRTLVSLWMAQGFLNSSKEESTGEEYFDELVEAHFSKTFLRMMLAEFLVRCMILFMTLLSISQRITVMSHITMKTILVHPFI